A window of Rubricoccus marinus contains these coding sequences:
- a CDS encoding TonB-dependent receptor, giving the protein MPFLRLPLGLLVLSAFLTLSASAQTGSLAGRVVDGNGFGVADAVVLATDQTGGVSRSGVTAPDGVYEIADLAPGAYAIEAHIDGAPSGWTSIATIVAGQATALDVRLDLYLLRESVTVTASATNADVDAEEIERWQANDLADVFRTIPSVSVGGSLGLAQKIYLRGLEDTQLNVNVDGAQLTGTLFHHIGRVQIEPELLEEVEVQAGAGEATAGFGAIGGAIRFRTKDADDLLAPGRRVGALAKGSVFTNEGYKTSLSAFGRVTDGWSVLGSAIYVDRGTLTDGGGAELFGTAADQFLGFAKVTGAITARQRLTLSYEHRDEDGEFGARPNWPVLEGEPLFAGDAGRRTAVANYLVDAGPLAFIEATAYATRAQFEQDRSDRWGLYGADTDTYGFDLRNTSSFGANELIYGVEGRFDRVASEYRADPEVWADWAWDPEIGRFEEAGDLFGAYLQGHARPVAPVLLSAGVRYDSYSLDQVTYGNQTSSDGFSGNVGVLYEPHPFVDLTAGVAQAFRGKEVGDAFTLEHRPGSISIDPNLQPERVTNAEAGATFDSGPWFASAAVYRMAIDDVILDQLGNNRVEGQDAVFYENVGELTTDGIELGIGFASERFRARLFYTTYDAELNDHTVEGYEEIGLANASGDTWDLSLLFAPTRTVELGWNTRVVQDLDDITVLYRAVEIGWIDALQTVDKPGYAVHDLAARWSPRLGGALGRRVELGLTVRNLFDVQYRDHASVADYNAIAGWEGVAGLYEAGRDIRLSVSLGL; this is encoded by the coding sequence ATGCCGTTCCTGCGCCTCCCTCTCGGCCTGCTAGTCCTCTCTGCTTTCCTCACACTCAGCGCCTCCGCGCAGACCGGCTCTCTGGCGGGCCGTGTCGTTGACGGCAACGGGTTTGGCGTCGCCGACGCCGTTGTTCTCGCGACGGACCAGACGGGCGGCGTCAGCCGAAGCGGAGTGACCGCGCCGGATGGCGTCTATGAGATCGCGGACCTCGCTCCGGGAGCCTATGCCATTGAGGCCCACATTGACGGCGCGCCTAGCGGCTGGACCAGCATCGCGACCATTGTCGCCGGTCAGGCCACGGCGCTCGATGTGCGCTTGGATCTCTACCTCCTCCGCGAGTCCGTGACCGTGACCGCGAGCGCGACAAACGCCGACGTCGACGCCGAGGAGATCGAGCGCTGGCAGGCCAACGACCTCGCGGACGTGTTCCGAACGATCCCGTCGGTCTCGGTCGGCGGCTCGCTCGGGCTCGCGCAGAAGATCTACCTCCGGGGCCTGGAAGACACCCAGCTCAACGTCAACGTTGACGGCGCTCAGCTGACCGGGACGCTGTTCCACCACATCGGCCGCGTCCAGATCGAGCCCGAGCTCTTGGAAGAGGTCGAAGTCCAGGCCGGGGCCGGCGAGGCGACCGCCGGGTTCGGCGCCATCGGCGGGGCCATCCGGTTCCGCACAAAGGACGCCGACGACCTGCTCGCGCCGGGCCGCCGCGTGGGCGCTCTCGCGAAGGGAAGCGTGTTCACCAACGAGGGCTACAAAACGAGCCTGAGCGCGTTCGGCCGCGTGACCGACGGATGGAGCGTACTCGGATCGGCCATCTACGTCGACCGCGGCACGCTGACCGATGGCGGCGGCGCCGAACTGTTCGGGACAGCGGCCGACCAGTTCCTCGGCTTCGCCAAGGTCACCGGTGCCATCACGGCACGCCAGAGGCTCACGCTGAGCTACGAGCACCGCGACGAGGATGGCGAGTTCGGCGCCCGTCCCAACTGGCCGGTCCTCGAGGGCGAGCCGCTCTTCGCCGGCGATGCCGGGCGGCGGACGGCCGTCGCCAACTACCTCGTGGACGCCGGGCCTCTGGCGTTTATCGAGGCGACCGCCTACGCCACCCGGGCCCAGTTCGAGCAGGACCGGAGCGACCGGTGGGGGCTCTACGGTGCCGACACCGACACGTACGGGTTCGACCTTCGCAACACGAGCTCATTCGGAGCCAACGAGCTGATCTACGGCGTCGAGGGCCGGTTCGACCGCGTCGCCAGCGAGTACCGGGCAGATCCCGAGGTGTGGGCCGATTGGGCGTGGGACCCCGAGATCGGCCGTTTCGAGGAGGCCGGCGACCTGTTCGGCGCCTACCTCCAGGGGCACGCTCGCCCCGTCGCGCCGGTCCTCCTGAGCGCCGGCGTCCGCTACGACTCGTACAGCCTCGACCAGGTCACGTACGGCAACCAAACGAGCAGCGACGGCTTCAGCGGGAACGTCGGCGTGCTGTACGAGCCGCACCCGTTTGTCGACCTCACCGCTGGCGTGGCGCAGGCGTTCCGCGGCAAAGAAGTCGGCGACGCCTTTACGCTTGAGCACCGCCCCGGCAGCATCTCCATCGACCCCAACCTGCAGCCGGAGCGCGTGACCAACGCCGAGGCGGGCGCCACGTTCGACAGCGGTCCGTGGTTCGCCTCCGCCGCGGTGTACCGGATGGCGATTGACGACGTGATCTTGGACCAGCTTGGCAACAACCGCGTCGAGGGCCAGGACGCCGTGTTCTACGAGAACGTGGGTGAGCTCACGACCGACGGAATCGAACTCGGGATCGGCTTTGCGAGCGAGCGGTTCCGCGCCCGCCTCTTCTACACGACCTACGACGCCGAGCTCAACGACCACACCGTTGAGGGCTACGAGGAGATCGGCCTGGCGAACGCCTCTGGCGACACGTGGGACCTCTCGCTCCTCTTCGCGCCGACGCGGACCGTCGAGCTGGGGTGGAACACCCGCGTCGTCCAGGACCTCGACGACATCACCGTGCTGTACCGGGCCGTCGAGATCGGCTGGATCGACGCGCTCCAGACCGTCGACAAGCCCGGCTACGCCGTTCACGACCTCGCCGCCCGCTGGTCGCCCCGCCTCGGCGGCGCACTGGGCCGACGCGTCGAACTCGGCCTGACCGTCCGGAACCTCTTCGACGTCCAGTAC
- a CDS encoding tail fiber domain-containing protein → MPRPFSLASALALAIVVFAGSVASAAPLSDDPPPLRVSVEDGRIAWTPLVTVGHLTLEISGPEGIVVMRAFAGAETPSLDLASLGLPDGEYAYQAVLSELDHEHEVIVQEGRFAWVEGAASVQDAAMVIVHAQDVTIQGSLCVGVDCASAESFGFDTQRYKENNLRIHFDDTSSSAAFPRNDWRIQINDSANGGASYFGIDDATAGTRPFRIDAGAGANALVIGSSGGNVGLGTATPVLELHVADGDTPSIRLEQNGTAGWSPQAWDMAGNESNFFVRDVTNGSALPFRIRPGAPTNTLYIASGGDIGLGTAAPTERLTVAGNGAFSGTLAASSVSASGDLSAGGDILGSGRLELSADYAGSAPFQVVDTNAAGDPGDDETLLTLDDAGNLTALGTVNGSSSVHLKTDFLPVDNAQILSAVREIPLTTWRYRADAESVRHLGPMSQDFRAAFGLGVNDTSISMADADGVAMASIQALAAENDELRERIAELERLVSELAARDQ, encoded by the coding sequence ATGCCCCGTCCGTTTTCCCTGGCCTCCGCCCTTGCGCTGGCTATCGTCGTCTTCGCTGGATCGGTCGCGTCCGCTGCACCCCTCTCCGACGATCCGCCGCCGCTGCGCGTCAGCGTAGAGGACGGCCGCATCGCGTGGACCCCACTCGTTACCGTGGGGCACCTCACGCTCGAGATCTCCGGGCCGGAGGGCATCGTCGTGATGCGGGCATTCGCGGGCGCGGAGACGCCGTCGCTTGACCTCGCGTCACTCGGGCTGCCAGACGGCGAGTACGCCTACCAGGCCGTTCTCTCTGAACTCGACCACGAGCACGAGGTCATCGTCCAGGAAGGGCGGTTCGCGTGGGTGGAGGGCGCCGCGAGCGTTCAGGACGCCGCGATGGTGATCGTCCACGCGCAAGACGTCACGATCCAGGGCAGCCTCTGCGTTGGGGTAGACTGCGCCTCGGCCGAGTCGTTCGGGTTCGACACGCAGCGGTACAAGGAGAACAACCTCCGGATCCACTTCGACGACACGAGCAGCTCCGCCGCATTCCCCCGCAACGACTGGCGCATCCAGATCAACGATTCCGCCAACGGAGGCGCGAGCTACTTCGGCATCGACGACGCGACGGCGGGGACGAGGCCCTTCCGAATCGACGCGGGTGCGGGCGCGAACGCCCTGGTTATCGGGAGCTCGGGCGGCAACGTCGGCCTGGGAACGGCCACCCCCGTTCTCGAACTCCACGTCGCCGACGGCGACACCCCGAGCATCCGGTTGGAGCAGAACGGCACGGCGGGCTGGTCTCCACAGGCGTGGGACATGGCGGGCAACGAGTCCAACTTCTTCGTCCGCGATGTCACCAACGGCTCGGCATTGCCGTTCCGCATCCGTCCCGGAGCGCCCACCAACACGCTCTACATCGCCTCGGGAGGCGACATCGGCTTAGGCACTGCGGCGCCCACAGAGCGGCTCACGGTAGCGGGCAACGGCGCCTTTAGCGGCACGCTCGCCGCCTCTAGCGTGAGCGCCAGCGGGGACTTGAGCGCAGGCGGCGACATCCTGGGAAGTGGACGCCTGGAGCTCTCGGCCGACTACGCGGGCAGCGCTCCGTTCCAGGTAGTGGATACCAACGCCGCGGGCGACCCCGGCGATGACGAGACGCTCCTCACCCTTGACGACGCAGGCAACCTGACCGCGCTGGGGACGGTGAACGGGAGCTCCAGCGTCCACCTCAAAACGGACTTCCTGCCTGTCGACAACGCGCAGATCCTCTCTGCCGTCCGCGAGATCCCGTTGACCACCTGGCGCTACCGCGCCGACGCCGAGAGCGTGCGCCACCTCGGCCCCATGTCCCAGGACTTCCGGGCCGCCTTCGGACTGGGGGTGAACGACACCTCCATCTCTATGGCCGACGCGGACGGCGTCGCGATGGCGTCGATTCAGGCCCTCGCGGCGGAGAACGACGAACTGCGCGAGCGCATCGCCGAGCTTGAGCGCCTCGTCTCCGAACTCGCCGCGCGCGACCAGTAG